From Lolium perenne isolate Kyuss_39 chromosome 5, Kyuss_2.0, whole genome shotgun sequence, a single genomic window includes:
- the LOC127299052 gene encoding flavonol 7-O-beta-glucosyltransferase UGT74F1-like, translating to MPGSSAMIHVLLLSYPSQGHINPLLQFAKRLASHDGVRCTLATTRSVLASTNPSAGSVHIAGFSDGGGLDEAGDISAYLPRLESFGSVDVDDLLRSESAEGRPVRVVVYDPLLPWAARVARRHGVPCAAFFTQACSVNLAYAHAWTGLATLPVGEDTADLPGLPAGLKPCDFPTYLTEERSNFPVYAELALKQLQELTSADHVLVNSLYELQPEEAEYMALAWGAVTVGPTVPSAYLDKRVPDDASYGLELHVPMAAACRAWLDGRPERSVVYVSFGSLVTLTVAQTAQLAEGLCGGAMPSFLWVVRASETPKLPEGFAETAKAQGRGLVVEWSPQLEVLAHPAIGCFLTHCGWNSTTEALAAGVPMVAMPQWSDQTMNAKYIEDVWRVGVRVRVRADEGDELIITKEELERCIKEVMEGGGMYAQNAASWSTKAKSAMSQGGSSDRNINEFLAKFGHN from the coding sequence ATGCCGGGCAGTAGCGCCATGATTCACGTGCTCCTCCTCTCGTACCCGTCCCAAGGCCACATCAATCCATTGCTCCAGTTTGCCAAGCGGCTCGCCAGCCACGACGGCGTGCGCTGCACCCTGGCGACCACCCGCTCCGTCCTCGCCTCTACTAATCCGTCCGCCGGTTCCGTCCACATCGCTGGGTTCTCCGACGGCGGTGGCCTTGACGAGGCCGGCGACATCTCAGCCTATCTGCCCCGCCTCGAATCGTTCGGGTCGGTCGACGTGGATGACCTCCTCCGCTCAGAGTCAGCCGAGGGCCGGCCGGTGCGCGTCGTGGTGTACGACCCTTTGTTGCCGTGGGCGGCGCGCGTGGCCCGCCGGCACGGCGTGCCCTGCGCGGCTTTCTTCACGCAGGCATGCTCCGTCAACCTGGCCTACGCCCACGCTTGGACAGGGCTTGCGACGCTGCCCGTCGGGGAGGACACCGCCGACCTCCCTGGCCTGCCGGCGGGGCTCAAGCCGTGCGACTTCCCGACCTACTTGACGGAGGAGCGCAGCAACTTCCCGGTCTACGCGGAGCTCGCGCTGAAGCAGCTCCAGGAGCTCACCTCGGCGGACCACGTGCTGGTGAACTCCTTGTACGAGCTTCAGCCGGAGGAGGCGGAGTACATGGCCCTGGCGTGGGGGGCCGTGACCGTCGGCCCGACCGTGCCGTCCGCGTACCTCGACAAACGCGTGCCGGACGACGCCTCCTACGGCTTGGAGCTGCACGTCCCAATGGCGGCGGCGTGCAGGGCCTGGCTCGACGGGAGGCCGGAGCGCTCTGTCGTATACGTTTCCTTCGGCAGCCTCGTCACGCTCACCGTGGCTCAGACGGCCCAGCTGGCCGAGGGGCTGTGCGGCGGTGCCATGCCGAGCTTCCTCTGGGTGGTCAGGGCGTCAGAGACCCCTAAGCTGCCCGAGGGGTTCGCCGAGACGGCCAAGGCCCAAGGAAGGGGCCTCGTGGTGGAATGGAGCCCGCAGCTGGAGGTGCTTGCTCACCCGGCAATCGGCTGCTTCCTCACGCACTGCGGCTGGAACTCCACGACCGAGGCGCTGGCCGCCGGTGTGCCCATGGTGGCCATGCCGCAGTGGTCGGACCAGACGATGAACGCCAAGTACATCGAGGATGTATGGCGTGTCGGCGTGCGCGTGCGCGTGCGGGCGGATGAAGGAGACGAGTTGATTATTACCAAGGAGGAGCTGGAGAGGTGTATCAAGGAGGTCATGGAAGGAGGCGGCATGTACGCCCAGAACGCTGCAAGCTGGAGCACCAAGGCCAAAAGTGCAATGAGCCAAGGAGGAAGCTCTGACCGTAATATCAACGAGTTCCTTGCCAAATTCGGTCACAATTAA